A genomic stretch from Caballeronia sp. LZ062 includes:
- the waaF gene encoding lipopolysaccharide heptosyltransferase II yields MKRDPLRANDIPISIQPADAHARAPAVAPERIWGADVRRILCIRLDNLGDVLMTTPALHALKAAYPGRHLTLLASRSGAQAARFIDDIDDVIEYDAPWVKHDKPIDASADIAICERLASLEFDAAVIFTVYSQNPLPAAMFCHLAKIPRRLAHCRENPYGLLTDWVAEREPQHGTRHEVERQLALVESVGATNADTRMRFALRAEDEASLARKLDARGVDLNAPFFVMHPGATAASRRYPPERFAQAARALSDRTGWPVLVTGSASEAPLCETVAAGDARVVNLAGALELGELGALIAHTRVLISNNSGPVHIASALGAPVVDLYALTNPQHMPWQTPHRVLFRDVPCRWCYRSVCPEGHHSCLLGVTVDEVVDAALSLLDARTEQHPAHLTLP; encoded by the coding sequence ATGAAGCGCGATCCGTTGCGAGCCAACGATATTCCGATCAGCATTCAGCCCGCCGACGCGCACGCGCGCGCGCCCGCCGTTGCGCCTGAGCGCATTTGGGGCGCGGACGTACGGCGTATTTTGTGCATTCGCCTCGATAATCTGGGCGACGTGCTGATGACCACGCCCGCGCTCCATGCGCTCAAGGCGGCGTATCCGGGGCGGCATCTCACGTTGCTTGCGTCGCGTTCAGGTGCGCAGGCAGCGCGTTTCATCGACGATATCGACGACGTGATCGAATACGACGCGCCGTGGGTCAAGCATGACAAGCCCATCGATGCGAGCGCGGATATCGCGATCTGCGAACGTCTCGCATCACTTGAGTTCGATGCTGCCGTCATATTCACCGTCTATAGCCAGAATCCGCTTCCGGCAGCGATGTTCTGCCATCTCGCGAAGATTCCGCGACGGCTCGCGCATTGCCGCGAAAACCCGTACGGACTGCTGACGGATTGGGTCGCCGAGCGTGAACCGCAACATGGCACGCGGCACGAAGTCGAGCGGCAGCTTGCGCTCGTCGAAAGCGTCGGCGCAACGAACGCGGATACACGTATGCGCTTCGCATTGCGCGCTGAAGACGAGGCATCGCTTGCTCGCAAACTCGACGCACGAGGCGTCGATCTCAACGCGCCCTTCTTTGTCATGCATCCCGGCGCCACCGCTGCATCGCGGCGCTATCCGCCGGAGCGCTTCGCACAGGCGGCGCGAGCGTTGTCAGACCGGACCGGCTGGCCGGTTCTCGTCACCGGATCGGCGAGCGAAGCCCCATTGTGCGAGACGGTTGCCGCAGGCGATGCGCGCGTCGTCAACCTTGCGGGCGCGCTCGAGCTTGGCGAGCTTGGGGCACTGATCGCGCATACGCGTGTGCTGATCTCCAACAATAGCGGTCCGGTGCATATCGCGTCCGCGCTCGGTGCGCCGGTCGTCGATCTGTATGCGCTCACCAATCCGCAGCATATGCCGTGGCAAACGCCGCATCGTGTCCTCTTTCGCGACGTGCCTTGCCGCTGGTGCTATCGCAGCGTGTGTCCCGAAGGGCATCACTCGTGTCTGCTCGGCGTGACCGTCGATGAAGTCGTCGACGCCGCGCTGTCCTTGCTCGATGCCCGCACCGAACAACATCCCGCTCATCTGACACTACCCTGA
- a CDS encoding glycosyltransferase family 9 protein, giving the protein MKPENVERIAIFRALQLGDMLCCVPALRALRRAYPRARIALIGLPWAQTFVERYSHLVDELILFPGAVGFPEQEETDAKLPAFFEAMRARRFDLAIQLHGSGGVANDIVEEMHARLSAGFLKPDESPRAGVFIPWPDALQEVERYNALMAALGLDAHDTQLEIPLTPQDTRECDELIAQYGLDTARLVLVHAGAQLPSRRWPAERFAQVATALASDGWQVALTGSAGEAAITASIASTPGLDAIDLTGKTSLGSLAALVARARLIVCNDTGLSHVAAAMRTRSVVIASGSDTQRWAPLDHERHRVLADYPPCRPCSFRECPYGHPCALNVSVAQVLDVARLQLPVEKLETDAHC; this is encoded by the coding sequence ATGAAGCCGGAAAACGTCGAGCGCATTGCGATCTTCCGGGCGCTGCAACTCGGCGACATGCTCTGTTGTGTGCCGGCGCTGCGGGCATTGCGCCGCGCTTATCCTCGCGCACGCATTGCGCTGATCGGCTTGCCGTGGGCGCAAACTTTCGTCGAACGTTATTCGCATCTCGTGGATGAGCTGATTTTGTTTCCCGGCGCAGTGGGATTTCCGGAGCAAGAGGAAACGGACGCGAAACTACCGGCCTTTTTTGAAGCGATGCGCGCGCGCCGCTTCGATCTCGCGATTCAGCTGCACGGCAGCGGCGGCGTGGCGAACGATATCGTCGAAGAGATGCACGCACGGCTTAGTGCGGGATTCCTGAAGCCGGATGAATCGCCGCGCGCCGGTGTGTTCATTCCGTGGCCCGACGCGTTGCAGGAAGTCGAGCGCTACAACGCGCTAATGGCGGCACTCGGCCTGGATGCGCATGACACGCAACTGGAGATTCCGCTCACGCCACAAGATACGCGCGAATGCGATGAATTGATCGCGCAATATGGTCTCGACACCGCGCGGCTCGTGCTGGTGCATGCGGGTGCGCAATTGCCTTCGCGACGCTGGCCCGCCGAACGCTTCGCGCAAGTCGCCACGGCACTTGCGAGCGATGGCTGGCAGGTGGCGTTGACCGGTAGCGCAGGCGAAGCTGCGATTACCGCGAGCATTGCAAGCACACCCGGCCTCGATGCAATCGACCTGACCGGCAAGACATCGCTCGGCTCGCTGGCTGCGCTCGTTGCGCGGGCACGTCTTATCGTCTGCAATGACACGGGGCTTTCGCACGTGGCCGCTGCGATGCGCACGAGAAGCGTCGTCATCGCATCGGGCAGTGACACGCAACGCTGGGCACCGCTCGATCACGAACGGCACCGCGTGCTGGCCGACTATCCGCCCTGCCGCCCGTGTTCGTTTCGCGAGTGTCCGTATGGTCATCCATGCGCGCTCAATGTGAGTGTCGCGCAAGTGCTCGATGTCGCACGACTCCAATTGCCTGTAGAAAAACTGGAAACCGATGCCCACTGCTAA
- a CDS encoding glycosyltransferase, with amino-acid sequence MSSVAGSFPYDGAKHASAPRDASAAAGAAFEVSVVVPTYRRPDMLERCLRAIIAQDYDKTRFEIIVCDDGPDEPTRSRVAALAREFEQGPRIRYVPVTATQGPAGARNAGWRASGAALIAFTDDDTIPDPHWLAAGVAALRAGADAVSGRIVVPLGPRPTDYEQDAAGLSHAEFATANTFVTRSALARVGGFDARFTSAWREDSDLQFELMRIGARIVRSHDAMVLHPVRPARWGVSLSQQKKSQFDALLYKKHRSLFKTRIRSLPPLLYYAIIAALLVAVLALAKGNNTLAGVCLVAWLGMTAWFCFKRLKSTSLTPSHVLEMAWTSLWIPFLSVYWRIYGAVKFRVMFI; translated from the coding sequence ATGAGCTCGGTTGCAGGCTCGTTTCCCTACGACGGCGCGAAGCACGCGTCCGCGCCGCGCGACGCCAGCGCGGCAGCGGGCGCGGCGTTCGAGGTGTCCGTCGTCGTGCCGACCTACCGCCGCCCCGACATGCTGGAACGCTGTCTGCGCGCGATCATCGCGCAGGACTACGACAAGACGCGCTTCGAGATCATCGTGTGCGATGACGGTCCCGACGAACCGACGCGCTCGCGTGTTGCAGCGCTGGCACGTGAGTTCGAGCAGGGACCGCGCATCCGCTATGTGCCCGTCACCGCGACGCAAGGCCCCGCGGGCGCACGCAATGCGGGATGGCGCGCATCGGGCGCGGCGTTGATCGCTTTCACCGATGACGACACGATTCCCGATCCGCACTGGCTCGCGGCAGGCGTTGCCGCATTGCGAGCGGGCGCGGATGCGGTATCGGGCCGTATCGTGGTGCCGCTCGGGCCTCGTCCGACGGACTACGAGCAAGATGCAGCCGGTCTCTCGCACGCCGAATTCGCGACGGCCAACACGTTCGTGACGCGCTCGGCGCTCGCACGCGTCGGCGGCTTCGACGCGCGTTTCACGTCGGCATGGCGCGAAGACTCGGACCTGCAATTCGAATTGATGCGCATCGGCGCGCGCATCGTGAGGTCACACGATGCAATGGTCTTGCATCCCGTGCGGCCTGCGCGCTGGGGCGTGAGCTTGTCGCAACAGAAGAAGAGCCAGTTCGACGCGCTGCTGTACAAGAAGCATCGCTCGCTCTTCAAGACACGGATTCGAAGCCTGCCGCCGCTGCTTTATTACGCGATCATCGCAGCCCTACTGGTCGCCGTGCTCGCGCTTGCCAAGGGCAATAACACGCTCGCGGGCGTCTGCCTCGTCGCGTGGCTCGGCATGACCGCATGGTTCTGCTTCAAGCGCCTGAAGTCGACTTCGCTCACGCCGTCGCATGTACTGGAAATGGCGTGGACATCGCTATGGATACCATTTCTTTCGGTGTACTGGAGAATCTACGGCGCCGTGAAGTTCCGGGTGATGTTCATATGA
- a CDS encoding ParB/Srx family N-terminal domain-containing protein, whose product MDTESSARIDELKPTQGSIGMEHVREKMHLTAATPAHGRAAFLRDHALRLVRGPGGTLHVIDHHHWARAWHELGIDVVPVVIACDFSDRSHNAFIAALRERGWLHAVDAEGRETSVDELPPSIAAIPDDPYLSLAAFVRMAGVYRDPPGANAKYAWADYLRERVQGDLTSIAGFAKALAQAVAASREDEARALPGYNIKA is encoded by the coding sequence ATGGACACCGAATCATCGGCTCGCATCGACGAACTCAAGCCGACGCAAGGTTCAATCGGAATGGAGCACGTGCGCGAGAAGATGCATCTGACGGCCGCCACGCCCGCTCATGGACGCGCGGCGTTCTTGCGCGACCACGCGCTGCGTCTGGTGCGCGGACCGGGCGGCACGCTGCATGTGATCGACCATCATCATTGGGCGCGTGCCTGGCACGAACTGGGCATCGACGTGGTGCCGGTGGTTATCGCGTGCGACTTCAGCGACCGCAGTCACAATGCCTTTATCGCTGCGCTGCGTGAGCGCGGCTGGCTTCACGCGGTCGATGCAGAGGGCCGCGAGACGTCGGTCGACGAACTGCCGCCATCCATTGCCGCAATACCCGACGACCCTTATCTGAGTCTCGCGGCTTTCGTGCGGATGGCGGGCGTTTATAGAGACCCGCCGGGAGCCAACGCGAAGTATGCCTGGGCCGACTATCTGCGCGAGCGCGTGCAGGGAGATCTCACCTCCATTGCCGGCTTCGCGAAGGCGCTCGCGCAGGCAGTGGCCGCTTCGCGTGAAGACGAAGCGCGCGCACTGCCCGGTTACAACATCAAAGCGTAG
- a CDS encoding ATP-binding cassette domain-containing protein, translated as MTASTEISRSQVRNRIVKDLWQAIWTFRLQTLGAVALMIASRLAVVSVPLMLKHVIDEFSKPTANAVFPVFVILTYVLMRYLGDVLNEARDVLFSVVTQRTVASFTARTFSHLHGMGARFHAQRETGGVVRDVQKGADGIGFLLGVAIFTIVPTLIEIGTVVAIMVSQYAKTFMIAIGATFVCYAVYTLIFTRYRMRFQRAVNRLEAQSDSRLVDSLLNYETVKLFASEDVERGRLSSVLDKWVDARTANQRALTILHVGQSTVIAVGIAAVMLLAAQNVVAGTMSVGDLVLVNAYIVQVCAPLNTLGFVFRETNDAIVNVERMFEILLSRGRRGEDVDEADAKPLVVSAGEIEFEHVDFGYDPARQILRDIDFRAHPGKKLAVVGGSGSGKSTLMKLLFRLYSPTAGVVTIDGQDIRQVTQKSLREAIGIVPQDTVLFNDTIAYNIAYGRPSATRADVVRAARAAQLDSFIERLPDHYDTRVGERGVRLSGGERQRIAIARAILKDPRIIVFDEATSALDTRSERAIQSELDRLAQGRTSIVIAHRLSTVVNADWILVMEHGRIVEQGQHAELIERGGVYARMWALQSQQGELAQVQRKVSAQPVGLGALIAGVVDGLHEEIVEHGVQLYTMMPDDDLRVTGDPGVLQLVIADLCRTEIRAAERGERVELRVEREANQVRVCVLGRRAQPAPLSQEQARRLEQALAETGGTFTVGYVDGHLAYVAMMPLRPVVDTDSLAGLAEPNANVTGNLEGLCVMVLDDQEAAREALGAVLEMSGAGVRLAASGKEALEWLAQAPTQEWPDALLCDIVLGEEDGYQVLRRVRELEASRRVSLGERMPAIALTGHTQTEDRLRAQMAGFQMHMTKPVPAERLIAAIRQVAVPTEA; from the coding sequence ATGACTGCGTCCACGGAAATCAGCCGCTCGCAAGTTCGTAACCGCATCGTGAAGGACCTTTGGCAGGCGATCTGGACATTTCGCCTGCAGACGCTCGGTGCCGTTGCGCTGATGATTGCCTCGCGCCTTGCGGTGGTATCCGTTCCCTTGATGCTGAAACACGTCATTGATGAGTTCAGCAAGCCGACCGCCAACGCGGTGTTCCCGGTGTTCGTGATTCTGACGTACGTGCTGATGCGCTATCTCGGCGACGTGCTCAACGAAGCACGCGATGTGTTATTCAGCGTCGTGACGCAACGTACTGTCGCATCGTTTACTGCGCGCACGTTCTCTCACTTGCACGGCATGGGCGCGCGTTTTCATGCGCAGCGTGAAACCGGCGGCGTGGTGCGCGACGTGCAAAAAGGCGCGGACGGTATCGGCTTTCTGCTCGGCGTCGCGATCTTCACCATCGTTCCGACGTTGATCGAGATAGGCACGGTCGTCGCCATCATGGTGAGTCAGTACGCGAAGACGTTCATGATTGCCATCGGCGCGACGTTCGTCTGTTATGCGGTCTATACGTTGATCTTCACGCGCTATCGCATGCGCTTTCAGCGCGCGGTGAACCGGCTCGAAGCGCAGTCGGACAGCCGCCTCGTCGACAGCCTTCTGAACTACGAAACAGTGAAGCTCTTCGCGAGCGAAGACGTGGAACGCGGTCGCCTGTCTTCGGTGCTCGACAAATGGGTCGATGCCCGCACCGCGAACCAGCGTGCGTTGACGATTCTGCATGTCGGGCAGAGCACGGTGATCGCCGTCGGCATCGCGGCCGTGATGCTGCTGGCGGCGCAAAACGTGGTGGCCGGCACAATGAGCGTGGGCGATCTCGTGTTGGTGAACGCGTATATCGTGCAGGTATGTGCGCCGCTCAACACGCTCGGCTTCGTATTCCGCGAGACGAACGACGCAATCGTGAACGTCGAACGCATGTTCGAGATTCTGTTGTCGCGCGGCCGTCGCGGTGAAGATGTGGACGAGGCAGATGCCAAGCCGCTCGTGGTGTCCGCAGGGGAAATCGAGTTCGAGCACGTGGACTTCGGCTACGATCCCGCGCGCCAGATTCTGCGTGATATCGACTTTCGCGCGCATCCGGGAAAGAAGCTCGCGGTTGTCGGCGGCAGCGGCTCAGGCAAGTCCACGCTGATGAAGCTGCTCTTCAGGCTCTATTCGCCGACGGCAGGGGTCGTCACCATCGACGGTCAAGACATCCGGCAGGTCACGCAGAAGAGCCTGCGCGAAGCCATCGGCATCGTGCCGCAGGATACGGTGCTCTTCAACGATACGATCGCCTATAACATCGCCTATGGCCGGCCGTCCGCCACGCGCGCCGATGTCGTGCGCGCGGCGCGTGCCGCGCAACTGGACAGCTTCATCGAACGCTTGCCCGATCATTACGACACGCGCGTCGGCGAACGCGGCGTGCGGCTCTCGGGCGGCGAGCGGCAACGCATCGCAATCGCGCGCGCCATTTTGAAAGACCCGCGCATCATCGTATTCGATGAAGCGACGTCCGCGCTCGATACGCGCTCCGAGCGTGCGATTCAGAGCGAACTCGACCGGCTTGCGCAAGGCCGCACGTCGATTGTGATCGCGCACCGGCTATCCACTGTCGTCAACGCCGACTGGATTCTCGTCATGGAGCACGGGCGCATTGTCGAGCAAGGTCAGCATGCAGAGCTTATCGAACGCGGCGGCGTATATGCGCGTATGTGGGCGCTGCAATCGCAACAGGGCGAGCTTGCGCAAGTGCAGCGCAAGGTGTCGGCGCAACCGGTGGGACTCGGCGCCTTGATCGCCGGTGTGGTCGATGGCTTGCACGAAGAGATCGTCGAACACGGCGTGCAGCTTTACACGATGATGCCCGATGACGATCTGCGCGTGACCGGCGACCCCGGCGTGTTGCAACTGGTGATAGCGGACCTGTGCCGCACCGAGATACGCGCGGCCGAGCGCGGCGAGCGCGTGGAACTGCGCGTCGAGCGTGAAGCGAATCAGGTTCGCGTGTGCGTGCTGGGCCGTCGCGCGCAGCCCGCGCCGCTTTCGCAGGAACAGGCGCGCCGCCTCGAACAGGCGCTCGCCGAAACGGGTGGCACGTTCACCGTGGGCTACGTCGACGGCCACCTCGCCTATGTGGCGATGATGCCGCTGCGCCCCGTGGTCGATACCGATAGCCTCGCGGGTCTCGCGGAGCCGAACGCAAACGTTACCGGCAATCTGGAGGGCCTCTGCGTCATGGTGCTGGACGATCAGGAAGCTGCCCGCGAGGCGCTCGGTGCGGTGCTGGAGATGTCGGGGGCGGGCGTGCGACTGGCGGCGTCGGGCAAGGAGGCGCTCGAATGGCTCGCGCAAGCACCCACGCAGGAATGGCCCGATGCGCTGCTGTGCGACATCGTGCTCGGCGAAGAAGACGGCTATCAGGTCTTGCGCCGCGTACGCGAATTGGAAGCGAGCCGCCGCGTGTCGCTCGGCGAGCGCATGCCCGCGATTGCGTTGACGGGCCATACGCAGACCGAGGATCGCCTGCGCGCTCAGATGGCAGGCTTTCAGATGCATATGACCAAGCCCGTTCCCGCAGAGCGTTTGATCGCGGCAATCCGGCAGGTCGCCGTGCCGACGGAAGCATGA
- a CDS encoding glycosyltransferase family 4 protein, whose translation MPTANQRRLRVLTWHVHGNYLYYLTQAKHDFYLVTKPGHPPGYAGKVGVLPWGDNVHEVPADEVASHEFDVVLFQHRTHWDDDRINLLSDAQRRLPRVYIEHDPPQENPFEQRHWVQDRDTLLVHVTHFNRLMWDSGETPTRVIEHGVVVPEGVRYTGEKERGIVVINHLRQRGRRLGSDVFADAAQRVPLDLVGMDAESAGGLGEIGNLDLAAFSAQYRFFFNPIRWTSLGLAIVEAMTIGMPVIGLATTELATVIRNGESGFIHTDTNALVDVMQQLLRDPAEARRLGEGARRLALERFHIDRFAAEWEATLRHVCS comes from the coding sequence ATGCCCACTGCTAATCAACGACGCCTGCGCGTGCTCACGTGGCACGTACACGGCAACTATCTGTACTACCTGACTCAGGCGAAGCACGACTTCTACCTCGTGACGAAGCCCGGTCATCCGCCCGGCTATGCGGGCAAAGTGGGCGTGCTGCCGTGGGGTGACAACGTTCACGAAGTGCCGGCCGACGAAGTGGCTTCGCACGAATTCGACGTCGTTCTATTTCAGCATCGCACGCACTGGGACGACGATCGCATCAACCTGCTCTCGGATGCGCAGCGGCGCTTGCCGCGCGTCTATATCGAACATGATCCGCCGCAGGAGAATCCGTTCGAACAGCGCCATTGGGTGCAGGATCGCGACACCTTGCTCGTGCATGTGACGCACTTCAATCGGCTGATGTGGGACAGCGGCGAGACGCCGACGCGTGTGATCGAACATGGCGTGGTCGTGCCGGAAGGCGTGCGTTATACCGGCGAAAAGGAACGCGGCATCGTCGTTATCAATCATCTGCGGCAGCGCGGCCGCAGGCTCGGCAGCGATGTTTTCGCGGATGCCGCGCAGCGCGTGCCGCTCGATCTCGTCGGCATGGACGCGGAATCGGCGGGCGGTCTGGGAGAGATCGGCAATCTGGACCTGGCCGCGTTTTCCGCGCAATACCGTTTCTTCTTCAATCCGATTCGCTGGACGAGTCTGGGCCTCGCCATCGTCGAAGCCATGACGATCGGTATGCCCGTCATCGGTCTTGCGACGACGGAGCTTGCCACCGTGATCCGCAATGGCGAGAGCGGCTTCATCCATACCGATACGAACGCGCTCGTCGACGTCATGCAACAGCTGCTGCGCGATCCCGCCGAAGCGCGCCGTCTGGGTGAAGGCGCTCGCCGTCTCGCGCTTGAACGTTTCCACATAGACCGCTTCGCCGCCGAATGGGAAGCAACGTTGCGCCACGTGTGCAGTTGA
- a CDS encoding carbamoyltransferase C-terminal domain-containing protein: MYTLGINAVYHDSAAALVRDGVVIAAAEDERFTHVKHAKRPVPFSTWQLPFDAIDYCLKEAGIELADIDHIAYSYDPQLFSGMPKQTKATIALPFMPSEHVTGNPSESPWDPLFLSYIVNARGQLLDGAPHHLKKRFASGGRAPRFEWHNVDHHLSHEASAFLAAPYENTAVLTMDGRGEGVTTSLGQFVDGEYKRIKQVELPHSLGLLYEAVTDYLGFLHSSDEYKVMALASFGKPAYVDQFREIVKYRNDGSYTVDAPRLVERFGPRRERGGPLTQHHYDIAHSLQVVLEETALDLARWLHERTGLKHLAMAGGVALNCVMNARLRDRGPFEDIWVQPAAGDAGTALGAALWTDYQERVKQGDGGRRWAMNHAYLGPRYEDDEIEQFLKWSKTPYRRLNDIASETAEILASNRVIGWYQGRTEFGPRALGARSILASPIDPSMQARLNEIKDREDFRPVAPVVMEEHAADWFVDARVAPFMLFVFDVREDMKSRIPAVTHIDGTARVQTVNRSQHPLYYDLLAAFKARTGVPVLVNTSFNTRGEPMVNSPRDALESFWTSPLDALVIGPFLIEKPGVRA; encoded by the coding sequence ATGTACACACTCGGAATCAATGCGGTCTATCACGACAGCGCAGCGGCGCTGGTTCGCGACGGCGTCGTGATCGCGGCGGCGGAAGACGAGCGTTTCACGCATGTAAAGCATGCGAAGCGCCCGGTGCCCTTCTCGACGTGGCAACTGCCTTTCGATGCCATCGACTATTGCCTCAAGGAAGCCGGCATCGAGCTCGCCGATATCGACCACATCGCGTATTCGTACGATCCGCAGCTTTTCTCGGGCATGCCGAAGCAGACTAAGGCGACTATCGCCCTGCCCTTCATGCCTTCCGAACATGTGACCGGCAACCCGTCGGAATCGCCGTGGGACCCGCTTTTCCTGAGCTATATCGTGAATGCGCGCGGCCAGTTGCTCGACGGCGCGCCGCATCATCTGAAGAAGCGGTTCGCCAGCGGCGGACGCGCACCGCGCTTCGAATGGCATAACGTCGATCATCATCTGTCGCATGAAGCAAGCGCATTTCTCGCGGCGCCGTATGAGAACACCGCCGTTCTCACGATGGATGGCCGTGGCGAAGGCGTGACGACGAGTCTCGGACAGTTCGTCGATGGCGAATACAAGCGCATCAAGCAAGTGGAACTGCCGCATTCGCTCGGCTTGCTGTATGAAGCCGTGACGGACTATCTCGGCTTCCTGCACTCGTCGGACGAGTACAAGGTCATGGCGCTCGCTTCGTTCGGCAAGCCGGCGTACGTCGATCAGTTCCGCGAGATCGTGAAGTATCGCAACGACGGCAGCTATACCGTGGATGCGCCGCGTCTGGTGGAGCGCTTCGGTCCGCGACGCGAACGTGGCGGTCCGCTCACGCAGCACCATTACGACATCGCGCATTCGCTGCAAGTAGTGCTCGAAGAAACCGCGCTGGATCTCGCACGCTGGCTGCATGAACGCACCGGTCTCAAGCATCTTGCTATGGCGGGCGGCGTGGCGCTTAATTGCGTAATGAACGCGCGCTTGCGCGATCGTGGCCCGTTTGAAGACATCTGGGTTCAACCCGCTGCGGGCGATGCGGGTACCGCGCTCGGCGCAGCACTCTGGACCGACTATCAAGAACGCGTCAAGCAAGGTGATGGGGGCCGTCGCTGGGCCATGAATCACGCGTATCTTGGCCCGCGCTATGAAGACGACGAGATCGAGCAGTTCCTCAAGTGGTCGAAGACGCCGTATCGCAGGCTGAACGACATTGCGAGCGAAACCGCTGAAATTCTGGCATCGAATCGTGTGATCGGCTGGTATCAGGGACGTACGGAGTTCGGGCCGCGTGCGCTCGGTGCGCGTTCGATCCTCGCTTCGCCGATTGATCCTTCCATGCAGGCGCGTCTGAACGAAATCAAGGATCGGGAAGATTTCCGCCCTGTTGCGCCCGTGGTGATGGAAGAACACGCTGCGGACTGGTTCGTTGACGCACGCGTCGCGCCGTTCATGCTCTTCGTGTTCGATGTGCGCGAGGACATGAAGTCGCGCATTCCTGCCGTCACGCATATCGACGGCACGGCGCGCGTGCAGACCGTGAACCGCTCGCAGCATCCGCTCTATTACGACTTGCTCGCGGCGTTCAAGGCGCGCACGGGCGTGCCGGTGCTCGTCAATACGTCGTTCAATACGCGCGGCGAGCCGATGGTCAATTCGCCGCGCGATGCGCTCGAATCGTTCTGGACGTCGCCGCTGGATGCGCTCGTGATCGGCCCGTTCCTGATTGAAAAGCCGGGAGTGCGTGCATGA
- a CDS encoding UDP-glucuronic acid decarboxylase family protein has protein sequence MKEAYRKRILVTGGAGFLGSHLCERLLAQGHDVLCVDNFYTGTKDNIAHLLDSPNFELMRHDVTFPLYVEVDEIYNLACPASPVHYQHDPVQTTKTSVHGAINMLGLAKRVKAKIFQASTSEVYGDARVHPQQEAYWGNVNPIGPRSCYDEGKRCAETLFMDYRRQHGLNIKIARIFNTYGPRMHPSDGRVVSNFMMQALAGEPITVYGEGTQTRSFCYVDDMVDAFIRLMNTPDDVTGPVNLGNPHELSMLEIAQRIVALTGSKSEIVFRPLPMDDPWHRQPDITQARQLLGWEPVTVLDEGLRRTAAYFRQIIEAQQTRSALATL, from the coding sequence ATGAAGGAAGCATATCGCAAGCGCATTCTGGTGACGGGCGGCGCGGGCTTTCTCGGCTCGCATCTCTGCGAACGTCTGCTCGCGCAAGGGCACGACGTGTTGTGCGTCGATAACTTCTATACGGGCACGAAAGACAACATCGCGCATCTGCTTGATAGTCCCAACTTCGAACTGATGCGTCACGATGTGACGTTCCCGCTGTATGTCGAAGTCGATGAGATTTACAACCTCGCATGTCCCGCGTCGCCGGTGCATTACCAGCATGATCCTGTGCAGACCACGAAGACGAGCGTGCACGGCGCGATCAACATGCTGGGGCTCGCGAAGCGCGTGAAGGCCAAGATTTTTCAGGCCTCGACGAGCGAAGTGTATGGCGATGCCCGCGTTCATCCGCAGCAGGAAGCGTACTGGGGCAACGTGAATCCGATCGGGCCGCGCTCATGTTATGACGAAGGCAAGCGTTGCGCCGAGACGCTGTTCATGGATTATCGTCGCCAGCACGGCCTCAACATCAAGATTGCGCGCATCTTCAACACGTACGGACCGCGCATGCATCCGAGCGATGGCCGCGTCGTATCCAACTTCATGATGCAGGCGCTCGCCGGCGAGCCGATCACCGTCTACGGCGAAGGCACGCAAACGCGTTCGTTCTGCTATGTGGACGACATGGTCGACGCCTTCATTCGATTGATGAACACGCCCGACGACGTGACAGGTCCGGTCAATCTCGGCAATCCGCATGAATTGTCGATGCTGGAGATTGCGCAACGAATCGTCGCGTTGACGGGCTCGAAGTCGGAGATCGTGTTCCGCCCGCTGCCGATGGACGATCCGTGGCATCGTCAACCCGACATCACGCAGGCGCGGCAGCTGCTCGGCTGGGAACCTGTGACTGTGCTCGATGAAGGTCTGCGTCGCACAGCCGCCTATTTCCGGCAGATTATCGAGGCGCAGCAGACGCGCTCTGCACTGGCTACGCTTTGA